GAGGGCACGCAGGCCAAGCGCCGCGTCCACGCCACGCTCGTCGACCACCTCGTCCCGCCCATGGCCCGCGCCGACTCCTACGGCGACATCGCACGTCTGGAGCAACTCCTCGACGAGTACGCCCAGATCTCCTCCATGGACCCCGCCAAGCTCCCGGCGATCCGCGCCCAGATCTGGACCCTCATCCAGGCCGCCCGGCTCGACCACGACCTCGGCCTGGAGGACCGCCCGGACGACGACGGCTTCGACGACTTCCTCCTGCACGTCGACGGCTGGCTCTGCGAGGTCAAGGACGCCCAGATCCGCGACGGTCTGCACGTCCTCGGCAACCCGCCGCAGGGCGCGGACCGCGTCAACCTCGTCCTCGCCATCCTCCGCGCCCGCCAGATCTGGGGCGGCGCCACGGCCCTGCCCGGCCTGCGCGAGGCCCTCGGCCTGGACGAGTCCGCCGCGACCCGCACGAGCGCCGACGAAGCCGAGGAGCAGGCCCGCGCCCTGGTCCAGGCGATGGACGACGCGGGCTGGGACCCGGCCGCGGTTCCCGCCGAACACGGCGAACAGGTCGCCGCCGTCCTGGAGTTCGCGGCCCGTGAGGTCGTGCCGCGCCTCGCCGCGACCACCGCCGAGATCGACCACACCGTGCACGCCCTGGCGGGCGGTTTCGTCCCGGCGGGCCCCTCGGGATCACCCCTGCGGGGCCTGGTCAACGTCCTCCCGACGGGCCGCAACTTCTACTCCGTCGACCCCAAGGCGGTCCCCTCCCGCCTCGCCTGGGAGACGGGCCAGGCCCTCGCCGACTCCCTCCTGGAGCGCTACCGCACCGACAACGGCGACTGGCCCACCTCCGTCGGCCTCTCCCTGTGGGGCACGAGCGCGATGCGCACCGCCGGCGACGACGTGGCGGAAGCCCTCGCCCTGCTCGGCATCCGCCCCGTCTGGGACGACGCCTCCCGCCGGGTGACGGGCCTGGAGCCCGTCCCGTACGAGGAGCTGGGCCGCCCCCGGATCGACGTCACCCTGCGCATCTCGGGCTTCTTCCGGGACGCCTTCCCGCACACCGTCGGCCTGCTGGACGACGCCGTACGCCTGGCCGCCTCGCTGGACGAGCCGGCCGAGGCCAACCACGTACGGGCCCATGTCCAGGCGGACCTGGCGTCCCACGGCGACGAACGCCGCGCCACCACCCGCATCTTCGGCTCCCGCCCCGGCACGTACGGCGCCGGCCTGCTCCAGCTCATCGACTCCCGCGACTGGCGCACCGACGCCGACCTCGCCGAGGTCTACACCGTCTGGGGCGGCTACGCCTACGGCCGGGAACTCGACGGCCGCCCGGCCCGCGAGGAGATGGAGACCGCCTACAAGCGCATCGAGGTCGCCGCGAAGAACACGGACACGCGCGAGCACGACATCGCCGACTCCGACGACTACTTCCAGTACCACGGCGGCATGGTGGCGACCGTCCGGGCGCTGCGCGGCACGGCTCCCGAGGCGTACATCGGCGACTCCACCCGCCCCGAGACGGTCCGCACCCGCACCCTCGTCGAGGAGACCTCCCGGGTCTTCCGGGCCCGCGTGGTCAACCCCAAGTGGATCGAGGCGATGCGCCGCCACGGCTACAAGGGCGCCTTCGAACTCGCCGCCACCGTGGACTACCTCTTCGGCTACGACGCCACCACCGGCGTGATCGCCGACTGGATGTACGACAAGCTCACCGAGACCTACGTCCTGGACCCGGCCAACCGCGAATTCCTCCAGCAGGCCAACCCCTGGGCGCTGCACGGCATCGCCGAGCGCCTGCTGGAGGCGGAGTCCCGCGGCATGTGGGAGAAGCCCGACCCGGCGGTCCTGGAGGGGCTGCGGCAGGTCTACCTGGAGACGGAGGGGGACCTCGAGGGCGACGGGTGACCGTCCCGCACTGATGCGCGGGGCGTCTACGGGAGCGGGGCCGTCAACCGGCTCTCCAACGGCGGCTATGCGGCGGCGACCGGCAATCTGCGGGCCGCTGAGGACACTCTGCGGGAGGAATTCGGGGTGACCAAGCCGCACCTGTTCTTCGTGCTGAGAGCCGAGGAGTAGGTCGACCCCGCCACCGTCGCGTCAGCGGGCGCGGGCTTGCGGCCGGGCCGCATACGTCGTGCTGCGCACGGTCCACCGCGGGTTCGGCCACAACCCGGGGTACTACGCGTCCGTGGTGAAACCCGATGTGGTCGGGGCGGGGGACTTGGCCGTGCCGGTCCCCGGCTGATCCCGCCGGGCCACCAGGGCAAGCGCGATGACGATCGCGAGACCGCAGGCGAACAAGGTGGTCACGG
This region of Streptomyces caelestis genomic DNA includes:
- the cobN gene encoding cobaltochelatase subunit CobN: MLHSSGERPPHPHVLLLSTSDTDLLSARAAGGPVPYRFANPSRLDLDDLPALLDGAGLVVVRLLGGIRAWQDGLDLLLADGRPVVVLTGEQAPDAQLMASSTVPIGIAAEAHAYLAHGGPANLEQLARFLSDTVLLTGHGFEAPAAAPTWGPLPREDRETDGPTVAVLYYRAHHMSGNTAFVGALCDAIEDAGGRPLPLYVASLRAPEPELIEELRAADAIVTTVLAAGGTKPAEASAGGDDESWDAGALTALDVPILQALCLTGSRTAWEENDEGVSPLDAASQIAVPEFDGRLITVPFSFKEIDADGLPAYVADPERAARVAGIAVRHARLSHIRPADKRLALVLSAYPTKHSRIGNAVGLDTPASAIALLRRLRDEGYDFGTDTEVPGLASGDGDELIRALIEAGGHDQDWLTEEQLARNPVRIPAADYRRWFATLPGELRTAVEEHWGPAPGEMFVDRSRNPEGDIVLAALRFGNLLILIQPPRGFGQNPIAIYHDPDLPPSHHYLAAYRWIAARAEDGGFGADAMIHLGKHGNLEWLPGKNAGLSAACGPDAALGDLPLIYPFLVNDPGEGTQAKRRVHATLVDHLVPPMARADSYGDIARLEQLLDEYAQISSMDPAKLPAIRAQIWTLIQAARLDHDLGLEDRPDDDGFDDFLLHVDGWLCEVKDAQIRDGLHVLGNPPQGADRVNLVLAILRARQIWGGATALPGLREALGLDESAATRTSADEAEEQARALVQAMDDAGWDPAAVPAEHGEQVAAVLEFAAREVVPRLAATTAEIDHTVHALAGGFVPAGPSGSPLRGLVNVLPTGRNFYSVDPKAVPSRLAWETGQALADSLLERYRTDNGDWPTSVGLSLWGTSAMRTAGDDVAEALALLGIRPVWDDASRRVTGLEPVPYEELGRPRIDVTLRISGFFRDAFPHTVGLLDDAVRLAASLDEPAEANHVRAHVQADLASHGDERRATTRIFGSRPGTYGAGLLQLIDSRDWRTDADLAEVYTVWGGYAYGRELDGRPAREEMETAYKRIEVAAKNTDTREHDIADSDDYFQYHGGMVATVRALRGTAPEAYIGDSTRPETVRTRTLVEETSRVFRARVVNPKWIEAMRRHGYKGAFELAATVDYLFGYDATTGVIADWMYDKLTETYVLDPANREFLQQANPWALHGIAERLLEAESRGMWEKPDPAVLEGLRQVYLETEGDLEGDG